In Xanthomonas fragariae, the genomic window CGCGCAGCCGAAAGATCACATCGCACCAACTCTCGCCACCGGGCGGGCGGAAATAAAACTTGCCCACCAACTTGCGCTGCTCGGCCAACTCCGGAAACGTCGCGATGATGCCGGCGGTGGTGTAACGGTCGAGCACGCCGAATTCCCTCTCGCGCAAGCGCTCATCCACACTCACCGACGCGACCGGCTGGCCCAGCGCACGCGCAACCGCGGCCGCGGTCTGGCGCGCGCGCACATAAGTGGAACTCAGGATCAAGGTCGGCCGCTCATGCTCGGGCAACTCGGCTACCCACGCACCCAGGGCTTCGGCCTGGCGCTCGCCCAACACCGACAACGGCACATCCGCATCGCGATGCTCCAGCGCGATTAGCGTCGCCCCGTTGGACTCGGCCGCATCGCGCGCCACATTTCCCGCGCTCTGCCCATGCCGCACCACCCACAACCGCGCCGGCCACTGCGCCGACACCCCGGCAACCGCACTGTTCTCACTCACATGCATCTCCTGCAATCCAGACCCACATGTCGCACAGCGGCCGTGAAAAAACGGTCGATCGCCGCATCGGCAACACGCATTTTCAAGCAACACGCGCAGCTACCCATGACCGATGGCATGGCAACAAGCCAACCCAACGGGTGAGTGACGCCCCGCCGGTATACTGCAGCCCCCACCGCCAACCTGCCGCCCATGTCCAACGTCCTGATGCTGCGCACGGCGAAAGAGCGAGAAGAACTGCTGCTGGAAGAGGTGCTGGACGCCACCGAGCAATGCATCGACGCCATCGGCCTGGGCGCCACCAGCTTCGAACTGATCGCCGAGCGCGCAAAGGTCAGTTGCGGCAGCCTGCTGCAGCGTTTCGAAGACAAGGATGCGCTGGTGCGCGCATTGCTCGAACGCAACTACATGCGCGCCATCCGCCAGATGTGGCTGGTCGAACGCCCGGCCAATGTGCACGTAGTGGATTTCATCGCCGGGCTGCTTGAAGAATGGCTGCTGCGGGATATCAACATCAAGCGCACCCGCATCGACCTGGAGCTGCACCTGGCCACTTTGCGCGAGCCGGTGCTGGACGCCTTCATGCGCCGCCAGAGCGCATCGCTGATCGAACACCTCAGTGCTCTGCTCAAGCGCCTGCTCCGCGGGCACGCCGACCCCGCCAGCAGCGAGCAGGAATTCCAGGCCCGCGTCTACGCCGTCGCCGCCATGTGCGGCGGATTGCATACCGTGATGACCTCCGGCATGGAGCTCAACCGCATGCATTTGCAACTGATATTGCGTGAGAGTTTGTCGGGGATTTTGAAGTCGGCGCCCGTGTAGGCCCGAAAAACAGCTGGCCCATGCGCGGTGCCACTCACCGCGCCATAGGCCGCATCGCGCTCATTCTAAAGTACCCAGACACCCGCTAAGAGGCGCCAAGAGGGCGCTCAGCTAGAGGACGATGCAGAGGCCTCCGCAGACGCACGGCTGCGCGCAGCCGACAGTAGACCATTAACCAACGCATAGGCATCGTCGCCAACGCCACTGGCGACGTCCCAGAGTTCAGAAGGCAGTACGGAACGATCTGCCGTTGCCAGGTGCATAAGATCCATGGCCAGCGCATTCCGTTCCCCTTCGTTCATTTCAGGGGCGGGAGTATCTGTGTCGAGCATGGTGACCATTTCAATGGCGGCATCCAAACATTCCTCAGTGATTCCTAATTCACGCGCTCTAGCTGCTTTTTTGACAGTTGTCTGTGTGAAAGGTGGCTGCTGTTGTGCTTGCAAATACCAGGCCGCCAAGTGCCCGACTGCGGACATCGCAACCACCGCCCCAAGCGAGGCCATAACTGGCACAACCAGGCACTTTGAATAGTTTTTCCACCATGCATCATCTGTCGCGTGGCCATATGCCCCTGTAAAAGGAATCTGCAATGCATTCGCGACGGAAATGAAGGCAGCCAGCTTGGAACCAGCACCTGCCACTTGCAGCCCACGACTCGCAATCCGGACGCCGATGCGCCTGTTCGGCTCTCTTGCTTCTCTTGGCTCTCTAAGCCGCGCCGCACGTACTGGCGGCCGTGGTAGGCGTTGCGCCAATTGTGTGTTGACCTGCGGATCGTCTGCCTGCGACGTGGAACCCACGCCAGCTTCGGCCGGCACATCTTTGTGATCTTGCCTGACCGGTCTACGTGTCGCTGACGTCAATGGCATAGGACGCATGTATCACCTCTCGAGCGGTTCGGTGAGTAACCAGTATTCCACTCCAACGCCATTGCGCCCCGGCCGACGCCCGAAAAATCTTGGCCTCTGGCGAAACAGATAGAACTGCATTGCCCAATCGATGCATAACACCCGTATCGCCTATCACGCGGCCACGCAAATAGACACCCATCACACTTTTATGTTGGGCAAGCATAGAAGAAATCGTCGCTTCGGGCTGTGGTAGCGCACTTCGCTTATCAATCTCCCGGGCAGATGGAGCCTTGTCCACAGTGATCTCCCATTGATCGGCGTCGGCACGAGGAGAGCAGATGGACTCCATCAGGCATCAACGCAAGACCCCCATGCATCTGAGCGCTCAGAACAGGCACGAGGACGCCGGTGAGCGCACTGCCACTGCGTCAACAGGCAATCACCTCGCCTGCCCGGAGATCGGCGACGGCTTGCTGCAGGCACTGCCGCGGAAAAGCCGCCCCGCCGCTTCTGTACTCAAGCGCTCACGCAGTGCCCCTCCACTGACGGCAACACAGCGGCGGATGCTCCTGCAACTCGGGGCTGAAGGCGATACGCGTCTGACGCCCGACGAAGCGGCGGTGTTGCGGGAGCTCACCTTCCACACGCCGGCAACACCGCGCGACACGGTGCTGTTTACCGATCCGAACAAGGACCCTGACGATGTGGTCACCTATACCATCGGCAAGCAACTGCAAGTGGCGGGCTTTGTGCGCCTCACCGACGTTGCAGTGACATTGGGCGATGCGGACGTGCGCCAGGAACGCGCCCGGCTCGCCAAAGGTGTCTTCAACCGCCTGCAATTACCCGACGTGCGTGTATCGCGTGGGCAGGATTACCAGATGCGTGCGGCGCAGGCCAAAGACCATGCCAAATTCCTGCAGGAAGGCCGTGCGTTGCGCGCGGAATCGGGCGAGATTTGCAGCAACAGCCTGGAGGCGATGAAGGACCGCCTGATGCAGACACCGCAGGGGCTGAGCATGGTGGTGATTGCAGGCATGACCGACGCCAATGCGCTGGTCCAGGCGCATCCGGATCTTGTGCGCGAACGCGTCAAGAACATCACCATCATGGGTGGGGTCGAGCCGGTCAAGGACGCACACGGCTATGTGCAGCCGGACGCGCGCGCCTACAACAATGCGACAGATCTGGACGCGGCGCGTGGTCTTTATCGGCAAGCACAGCAACTGCGCATTCCGTTGCGCATCGTCACCAAGGAGGCAGCCTACAAAACAGCGGTGTCGCCGGCGTTCTACGAAAGCTTGGCAGAGAATGGGCACTCAGTAGGCCGCTACCTGAAGGACGTGCAGAAAAACGCATTGAACGGCTTGTGGGACGGTATCCAGGCAGGGTTGCTTCCGGGCCTGGACGAGGCATGGTTTTTCCGCACATTCACCGCAGGCGCGCCAACGCAGGTGAATGGCCAGCAAGACGCTGCAGAAAAAGCGACTGCGTTCGACCAGATCTGGCCAAAGGTCACCAAACTCAACCTGTACGACCCGCTGACGATGCTGGCATCGGTTCCCGGCGCGTCGGAGATGCTGTTCACGCCAAGGCAGATACACGCCGATGGATTCAGCGTTGTGGAGCAGGTGAGCGACAATGAAGTCAAGCATCCAGAAAAGGCGAAACTGTTGATGTCTGCCTTGGCAAAAGCGGCGCTTGCCACGAAAGAATGATGATCGATTATTCTGTTGAAGCACTACACCGGGTTCTGTAGATCGGCCGCTGCACGCAGCGACGGGCGGCTCTTGTGTCTGCCACGCCAATGCGCGCAGGCGCCATGGGCGCAGGGAGCAGACAAGACCGGGTCATCAGAGCCGCTGAAGTTCCAACTGGTCCAGAAGGGTGCGCATGGCGCCGGCAGCATCGAAGGTCTCGCTGCCCAACCCGGGCAAGCTGCAGCGGTCCAGCCG contains:
- the xopQ gene encoding type III secretion system effector XopQ, which gives rise to MHLSAQNRHEDAGERTATASTGNHLACPEIGDGLLQALPRKSRPAASVLKRSRSAPPLTATQRRMLLQLGAEGDTRLTPDEAAVLRELTFHTPATPRDTVLFTDPNKDPDDVVTYTIGKQLQVAGFVRLTDVAVTLGDADVRQERARLAKGVFNRLQLPDVRVSRGQDYQMRAAQAKDHAKFLQEGRALRAESGEICSNSLEAMKDRLMQTPQGLSMVVIAGMTDANALVQAHPDLVRERVKNITIMGGVEPVKDAHGYVQPDARAYNNATDLDAARGLYRQAQQLRIPLRIVTKEAAYKTAVSPAFYESLAENGHSVGRYLKDVQKNALNGLWDGIQAGLLPGLDEAWFFRTFTAGAPTQVNGQQDAAEKATAFDQIWPKVTKLNLYDPLTMLASVPGASEMLFTPRQIHADGFSVVEQVSDNEVKHPEKAKLLMSALAKAALATKE
- the xopAV gene encoding type III secretion system effector XopAV, with translation MGSTSQADDPQVNTQLAQRLPRPPVRAARLREPREAREPNRRIGVRIASRGLQVAGAGSKLAAFISVANALQIPFTGAYGHATDDAWWKNYSKCLVVPVMASLGAVVAMSAVGHLAAWYLQAQQQPPFTQTTVKKAARARELGITEECLDAAIEMVTMLDTDTPAPEMNEGERNALAMDLMHLATADRSVLPSELWDVASGVGDDAYALVNGLLSAARSRASAEASASSSS
- a CDS encoding histidine phosphatase family protein, translated to MHVSENSAVAGVSAQWPARLWVVRHGQSAGNVARDAAESNGATLIALEHRDADVPLSVLGERQAEALGAWVAELPEHERPTLILSSTYVRARQTAAAVARALGQPVASVSVDERLREREFGVLDRYTTAGIIATFPELAEQRKLVGKFYFRPPGGESWCDVIFRLRGIVGDLQRNHVGTRVLIVGHQVIVNCLRYLIERMDEAAILGIDREGDVPNCGVTEYAAAADGQSLELVRTKFVPPERADAPVTTESDRPAGAR
- a CDS encoding TetR/AcrR family transcriptional regulator — protein: MSNVLMLRTAKEREELLLEEVLDATEQCIDAIGLGATSFELIAERAKVSCGSLLQRFEDKDALVRALLERNYMRAIRQMWLVERPANVHVVDFIAGLLEEWLLRDINIKRTRIDLELHLATLREPVLDAFMRRQSASLIEHLSALLKRLLRGHADPASSEQEFQARVYAVAAMCGGLHTVMTSGMELNRMHLQLILRESLSGILKSAPV